A window of the Brassica napus cultivar Da-Ae chromosome C5, Da-Ae, whole genome shotgun sequence genome harbors these coding sequences:
- the LOC125586921 gene encoding uncharacterized protein PB18E9.04c-like, with protein METTIGAHRGAGDSSSPQDNSTVIEPTAQLDAPISATTDHSGMTSAQLAAMTISDHLANTSTLVATTSGEPSMVATSDHLANTSTLVTTTSGKPSMVATSDHLANASTLVAKTSDNPTMVATSDHLANTLTLVATTSDNPSMVATSDHPANTSTLVATTSTQPSMVTTSALPANNTSSMVATSALPAAVTTSRHPAGTTSLIPTTSVQPINLETYARITTPVQPTNRTTLVVTPAATKPPNTRTMNSTQPDISLIFQTLLGRIDELARGTTSRLDDLAHSQIACNNCINELQSVEIGASISQQVDITPRLQRVLFNDLPTPVTGSGQQRSIQANNLRAPITSSGQQHQNHVNESSAPIIDSRQQRPSYLNNQHLQNTNFPQITNRETQHRDDDIEEMRAQLQSMNSKVHQATNATPEIDRVLRETQNTPFTTRVLSIPVRHQKNKIKLPTYNGTSDPREYLTAFIIATRRANFSPEERDAGLCQLFVENLSGLALGWFSRLEPILSTTTINSRRPSSNTTRCLSNRVQLMPTYGLGLKNVRIHYARTSTSSEPSFLASPYSTKQQSSHSETVFGTNHHSEKSS; from the coding sequence ATGGAAACGacaattggcgcccaccgtggggcaggGGATTCTTCTTCACCTCAAGACAACTCGACAGTCATAGAACCCACAGCGCAACTAGACGCCCCAATTTCTGCAACCACCGACCATTCTGGAATGACGAGCGCACAACTAGCTGCAATGACAATCTCGGACCATCTAGCTAACACCTCGACGCTAGTGGCAACGACCTCGGGCGAACCATCAATGGTGGCAACCTCGGACCATCTAGCCAACACCTCGACGCTAGTGACGACGACCTCAGGCAAACCATCAATGGTGGCAACCTCAGACCATCTAGCCAACGCCTCGACACTAGTAGCGAAGACCTCGGATAATCCAACAATGGTGGCAACCTCGGACCATCTAGCCAACACCTTGACGCTAGTAGCGACGACCTCGGACAATCCATCAATGGTGGCAACCTCGGACCATCCAGCCAACACCTCGACGTTAGTGGCGACGACCTCGACCCAGCCATCAATGGTGACAACCTCGGCCCTTCCAGCCAACAACACATCATCTATGGTGGCGACCTCGGCCCTACCAGCAGCAGTTACGACCTCGCGTCATCCAGCCGGCACCACATCTCTCATACCGACGACCTCAGTCCAACCAATAAATCTAGAGACTTACGCTCGGATCACAACTCCCGTTCAACCCACAAACAGGACAACACTTGTCGTAACCCCAGCTGCAACAAAACCACCTAACACAAGAACGATGAACTCCACTCAGCCAGACATCTCCCTGATCTTTCAAACCCTTCTCGGAAGGATCGACGAGCTCGCTCGAGGAACGACCTCTCGTTTGGACGACCTCGCGCATTCTCAAATTGCTTGCAACAACTGCATCAACGAACTCCAGTCTGTCGAGATTGGCGCATCAATATCACAACAAGTTGATATCACTCCACGACTCCAACGTGTTCTTTTTAACGATTTACCAACACCAGTGACTGGTTCAGGACAACAGCGATCAATCCAAGCCAACAACCTACGTGCACCAATCACAAGTTCCGGACAACAACATCAGAATCATGTGAACGAATCTTCAGCACCAATCATCGACTCCAGACAGCAGCGCCCAAGTTATCTAAATAAtcaacatcttcaaaacaccaatTTCCCGCAGATCACCAACAGGGAGACCCAACACAGAGACGACGACATTGAAGAAATGAGGGCTCAGCTGCAAAGTATGAACTCCAAAGTCCATCAGGCAACCAACGCAACACCAGAGATCGATCGTGTACTCCGCGAGACCCAGAATACACCTTTTACAACTCGTGTCCTCAGTATCCCAGTCCGACATCAGAAGAACAAAATTAAACTCCCGACTTACAACGGAACATCTGATCCAAGAGAGTATCTCACCGCCTTCATCATCGCAACCAGGAGAGCCAATTTCTCACCAGAAGAACGCGACGCCGGTCTCTGTCAATTGTTTGTGGAAAATTTGAGCGGGCTCGCCCTCGGTTGGTTCTCACGCCTTGAACCCATTCTATCGACAACTACAATCAACTCTCGACGGCCTTCCTCAAATACTACTCGTTGTTTATCCAACAGAGTGCAACTAATGCCGACCTATGGACTCGGGCTCAAGAACGTACGGATACACTACGCTCGTACATCGACAAGTTCAGAGCCATCGTTTCTCGCATCACCGTACTCGACGAAGCAGCAGTCTTCGCACTCCGAAACGGTCTTTGGCACGAATCACCATTCCGAGAAGAGCTCATGA
- the BNAC05G50500D gene encoding uncharacterized protein BNAC05G50500D has translation MSLDGSGLGGMAMAEAYTARKFHRENMKILTASTATTVGGGIGDNGGGYSRWFWGKLSTKKNSPKVYDIITIE, from the coding sequence ATGTCGCTAGACGGATCAGGATTAGGAGGGATGGCTATGGCGGAGGCTTACACGGCAAGGAAGTTTCACAGAGAGAACATGAAGATTTTAACGGCAAGCACAGCCACAACCGTCGGTGGAGGAATAGGAGACAACGGTGGAGGATATAGTCGGTGGTTCTGGGGAAAGCTGAGCACCAAGAAAAACTCGCCCAAAGTTTATGATATTATAACTATAGAATAA